From the Solanum stenotomum isolate F172 chromosome 4, ASM1918654v1, whole genome shotgun sequence genome, one window contains:
- the LOC125861829 gene encoding 2-oxoisovalerate dehydrogenase subunit alpha 2, mitochondrial-like, with protein MDFPGGRIPFVSQMKFISESLETRLACYRVLDNNGSPIPGSVFEQVRKDLAVKMYSTMVTLQIMDSIFDEAKKQGRLSFYMTSVGEEAINIASAAALTSDDIVLLQYRETGVLLWRGFTLEEFTSQLLGNKGDNGKGRQMPIHYGSNKLNYFTVSSTIATQLPQAVGVAYALKMDKKEACVVTYFGDGTTSEGDFHAALNFAAVLEAPIIFLCRNNGWAISTPVAEQFRSDGVAIKGQAYGVRSIRVDGNDALAVYSAIRAAREMAIKEQRPIIVEAMAYRVGDHASSDDSTKYRSREEIEYWRRGCSVARFRKWIQKNGWWSDEEELEFRGNTKEQVLQALERAEETEKPPLADLFTDVYDQIPSNLQEQERYIRDAIKRRPNEYPSNIPL; from the exons ATGGATTTCCCAGGAGGAAGAATCCCATTTGTTTCTCAAATGAAATTCATTTCAGAGTCATTAGAAACAAGGTTAGCTTGTTATAGAGTTCTTGACAATAATGGCTCTCCAATTCCAGGCAGTGTATTTGAACAG GTGAGGAAAGATTTGGCAGTGAAGATGTATAGTACAATGGTGACCCTTCAAATAATGGACAGCATTTTTGATGAAGCAAAAAAACAAGGGAGGTTATCCTTTTATATGACCAGTGTTGGAGAAGAAGCCATTAACATAGCTTCTGCTGCTGCCCTCACCTCAGATGACATTGTCTTGCTGCAG TATAGGGAGACCGGTGTTCTGTTATGGCGTGGCTTCACCCTGGAAGAATTTACCAGTCAATTGCTTGGAAATAAGGGTGACAATGGAAAAGGCAGGCAAATGCCAATACATTATGGTTCTAACAAGCTCAATTATTTCACTGTCTCTTCAACTATCGC CACACAGCTTCCACAGGCTGTAGGCGTGGCTTATGCGCTGAAAATGGATAAAAAGGAGGCTTGTGTTGTCACTTATTTTGGAGATGGTACCACTAGTGAG GGAGATTTCCATGCTGCTTTGAATTTTGCGGCAGTTCTTGAAGCTCCTATTATATTTCTATGCCGCAACAATGGATGGGCCATTAGCACCCCTGTCGCTGAGCAATTCCGAA GTGATGGAGTCGCGATtaaagggcaagcttatggggTTCGAAGTATTCGTGTGGATGGCAATGATGCTCTTGCAGTTTATAGTGCTATTCGTGCAGCTCGCGAAATGGCGATAAAGGAACAAAGGCCAATAATAGTAGAG GCCATGGCTTATCGAGTAGGCGACCATGCATCGTCTGATGATTCAACCAAGTACCGATCCAGGGAGGAAATCGAGTACTGGAGAAGAGGATGCTCAGTAGCCAGATTCAGAAAATGGATACAGAAAAATGGTTGGTGGAGTGATGAAGAGGAATTAGAATTCCGGGGAAATACCAAAGAGCAG GTGTTGCAAGCACTTGAAAGAGCAGAGGAAACAGAGAAACCTCCCTTGGCAGATTTGTTTACTGATGTTTATGATCAAATCCCATCAAATCTTCAAGAACAAGAGAGGTATATTAGAGACGCGATAAAGAGACGACCAAATGAGTATCCTTCTAATATACCTCTATAG